One Glycine max cultivar Williams 82 chromosome 3, Glycine_max_v4.0, whole genome shotgun sequence DNA window includes the following coding sequences:
- the LOC100305858 gene encoding uncharacterized protein isoform X1, which translates to MVIATRNSFISLILISSLFCTTLLAKSSHPISQDAQVRKNKLQCYADIDSGLWGWSCKSTMIARENCALRCLSPACYELIYESDPLEEGEKDFIRSQEYKYCMHKLSMGESLEGVKGAFSN; encoded by the exons ATGGTGATTGCTACAAGAAATTCCTTCATATCTCTTATCTTAATATCCTCACTTTTTTGCACAACACTCCTTGCCAAGTCTTCTCACCCAATCTCC CAGGATGCTCAAGTCAGGAAGAACAAGCTTCAGTGCTATGCTGATATTGACAG TGGGTTGTGGGGTTGGTCATGCAAATCAACGATGATAGCAAGGGAGAATTGTGCTCTAAGATGCCTTTCACCAGCTTGTTACGAGCTCATCTACGAGAGTGACCCG CTCGAAGAGGGAGAAAAGGACTTTATTCGAAGCCAAGAGTACAAATACTGCATGCACAA GTTGTCCATGGGAGAGAGCCTTGAGGGTGTTAAGGGTGCCTTTAGCAACTAA
- the LOC100305858 gene encoding uncharacterized protein LOC100305858 precursor, producing the protein MVIATRNSFISLILISSLFCTTLLAKSSHPISDAQVRKNKLQCYADIDSGLWGWSCKSTMIARENCALRCLSPACYELIYESDPLEEGEKDFIRSQEYKYCMHKLSMGESLEGVKGAFSN; encoded by the exons ATGGTGATTGCTACAAGAAATTCCTTCATATCTCTTATCTTAATATCCTCACTTTTTTGCACAACACTCCTTGCCAAGTCTTCTCACCCAATCTCC GATGCTCAAGTCAGGAAGAACAAGCTTCAGTGCTATGCTGATATTGACAG TGGGTTGTGGGGTTGGTCATGCAAATCAACGATGATAGCAAGGGAGAATTGTGCTCTAAGATGCCTTTCACCAGCTTGTTACGAGCTCATCTACGAGAGTGACCCG CTCGAAGAGGGAGAAAAGGACTTTATTCGAAGCCAAGAGTACAAATACTGCATGCACAA GTTGTCCATGGGAGAGAGCCTTGAGGGTGTTAAGGGTGCCTTTAGCAACTAA
- the LOC100526914 gene encoding uncharacterized protein LOC100526914: MGQVFDKLEGKEWRQRQIRKITDRVFDKVKNQIETDNLSFEDLYIAVLLVYNDINKYIPGPHFDPPSKDKVREVKQSCDINLDGDIDRDEFYDFILIMTADTFTIVSQKLILTLVVAPTVAVATKKATEGVPGVGRLVQKIPNSVYASLVTIAAVWFQKKAQSSPL, translated from the exons ATGGGACAAGTCTTTGACAAGTTAGAGG GTAAGGAGTGGAGGCAAAGGCAAATAAGGAAGATAACAGATCGAGTTTTTGACAAAGTAAAGAATCAAATAGAAACTGATAACTTGAGTTTTGAAGATCTGTATATTGCTGTTTTACTTGTGTACAA TGATATCAACAAGTATATACCTGGTCCCCATTTTGACCCTCCATCAAAAGACAAAGTCAGAGAAGTCAAACAG AGCTGTGATATCAACCTCGATGGTGATATTGACCGTGATGAATTTTATGATTTCATCCTGATAATGACAGCTGATACATTCACTATTGTTAGCCAAAAACTTATTCTCACATTGGTTGTAGCACCAACAGTTGCAGTGGCAACAAAGAAAGCTACTGAAGGTGTTCCAGGTGTTGGGAGACTGGTGCAAAAGATACCGAATTCAGTTTATGCTTCCCTCGTGACAATTGCAGCTGTGTGGTTCCAAAAAAAGGCTCAGAGTTCTCCACTGTAG